The sequence CACCTCCACATTCCGGCCCAATTGATTTTGGAAGACTTTATCCATCATCCTTTGATATGTGGCTCCTGCATTTTTTAACACGAAAGGCataaccacataacaaaacgtTCCTCCCGACGTAACAAACTGACCTTATCCTGATCCTCCTTAGCCAGGGGAATCTGATGGTATCCTTGGTAGGCATCCATAAAGCAAAGCAGCTCATAACCGGAGGTAGAATCCACCAATTGATCAATCCGGGGAAGGGGATAGTAGTCCTTTGGGCAGGCTTTGTTTAAGTCTCGAAAATCCATACACATTCTCCACTTCCCTGTACTCTTGGGTACCAGCACCATGTTAGACAACCAACTAGGAAACTGTACCTCCTTGACGTGCCCCGCTTCCAGCAGCTCCCGGACTTGTTCGGCAATGACCTTGTCCTTCTCTGCCCCGAAGTGTCTCTTCTTTTGCTTGACAGGCCGGGATCCCGAGAGGATATTCAAATTGTGTTCAGCCAAATGAGCCGGGACTCCAGTTAGCTCTTTGGGAGATTAGGAAAATACATCCGCGTTCTGGGCCAGACAAGTTTTCAATTGCTCAGCCAAAGCAGGTTCTAAAACTCGAGCCATCCGAGCAATCCTTCCCAGCTGTCCGGGCATTACCTCCACCTCCTCATATTCCTCCTTTAACTCTTCCACTGCGCATACCTCCTCCTGTTGCGGATCATCCCTTCTCTCCTTTCCCCGGGCCCTCTTATTGTCCACTCGGATGGTGTCCGCATAGCATCTCCGAGAGGAATGCTGATCTCCCTTTACCTCGCCCACTTGATTTCCCACCGGAAATTTGATCTTCTGGTGGTATGCAGAGGCGACgtccataaaatcatttaggGCTGGTATTCCTAGGATGATATTGTAGGAAGACGGGGCTTCCACCATGGTAAAGAGGGTCATGACAGTCTTCTTTATATCACCCGATCCCAGGGTGATTGGTAGCCACACTTCTCCTCTAGGCCAAACGGTATGTCCTGCGAACCCATACATAGATGTTTTCACGGGATGGATCTCACACCCCTGTAATTCCATTTTCTCAAATGCCTCTTGGAAGATGACATTTACAGAACTCCCCGAATCCACAAACACCCTTCTCACGTCATAGTTAGCAACTCTAGCCCTGATAAGTAAAGCGTCGTTGTGAGGCAGGCATACCTCTTCCAAATCCCCCGGCCCAAATGTGATGATTGGGCTGGGGTCCAGCCTCCGGGCCTTGATTCCCAGGCTTTCTCTTTTACTCCAAGATTTTAGAGCCCTATTAAAGTCCCCATCAGTGGACCCTCCCAAATTCATGTTGATCACCCCTTTAGAAGATCCCTCTCGGGGTTCTTTATCTAGCCTTCGAGGTGTCATCTCCCGAGCTCTTGGAGGGTCGGGCTTATTGGCCCGTGTGGTGTCGAGCCGTGGCACCCAGGGACGTCCCCGCTGCTTCTTCTCCACATGCCTTGCTTCCTCTGGTATAGACTGTCCTGGCTCTGATATGAGCCTCCGACACTCACTGGTGTCATGAGTGTTTACCCGATGTATCGAGCAATATTTTCCCGGCCTTTTCGGAGGCAACGGTTGGGCATTCTCCTCACATAGATGAATCTCTCGGTCCCGGGCTATCTTGTGGGGAGCATAGGTGGAAAGTCTCCCTGGTTGATCCAGCCTTCTTCTTCCCGGATTACTCTGGTTTCCTCTCTCCCTGTGTGCTTCCTTCTTGTCTTTCTCCCTCTTCTGCCGCTGGGCTTCTTCCATGTTGATATATTTTTCAGCTCGAGCCAAGAGGTCCTCAAAGTACCGGGGAGCCCTCTTGACTAAAGACCGGAAAAATTCTTCTTCTCTAAGTCCCTGTGTGAAAGCGGTGATTTTGGTTTTCGGCGCACACGCAGGTATTTCCAGGGTCACTCTATTGAACTTTTTAATATAAGCTCTCAGAGACTCCTCGTTCGACTGCTTTATCTCAAAAAGGCTAAGAGTGGTCTTTTTATATCGCTTGCTACTGCTGAAGTGTTGTAAAAAGACttccctgaattctttgaaagtcTTAATACTACCTTCTTCCAAGTTTTCGAACCACCTTTGAGCAGAATCCACCAAGGTAGTCAGAAATACCTTGCACTTAATTTGATCACCATAGCAATGTAACATTGCCACGTTCTCAAATCGGGTCACATGCTCCTCTGGATCAGTGCTGCCATCATACTCCTTGATTTTGGCAGATTTGAAATGGACCGGCAATGGCTCCCCAATGATTTCCGAGGAGAAAGGACAGCCCAGACTTTTGACCTGCGAAGATTCCCGCGGGTCCGTGTTCTCcagtttttgtattttttgtttCAGCATCTCCAGCTCCCCCGCCATGGTGATATTGGCGGACCCGGCATGTGAGTTTCCCTCCTCTTCCAAGTGTATGCCTTTGCTCTTCTCTTTTTCGGGCCTCGGCTCCTGTTCTTTTTCTCCGTCTAATCCTTTTTCATTCTCCTTTCCTTGGCCATCCTTTCCTCCTTCTTGCTGCATTTCCATGACTCTTTGTACTGCGGCGTCCACCATAGAATTCATTTGTTCTTGAATTTCGGCCACTTCTTGACGAGAGCTTTCTGGATCATCAATGATGGTCATATCTACGCCTTGAACTcactttcccacagacggcgccaatgatgCGATTATCATAAAATGACTACCCGGGGGCGAGTAAATTCCCGGGCGAAAAAGATAGATGAAGATATTTGAGAGAGTGAGTCTGTATTGAATCATCCAACTTGCCCTTTACGAAATTCTCCCTTAGCTTTTATAATGGCTGGCTCGGGCATTCAATGATTACTGGGTATGAGCTAACTGATGGCCTTTAAGGTGATGGGACAGCTATCACATGTGATTTAGACACCCCATTGTTTAAGGAAAGAGTCCACTCCGTTGGGGCGTGGTCCACAATGATTTGGTCGGGGATTTGATCCTAACACACTCTAAGCCGACGTGGCTGTTTTCTGGCCTTGAGAATAAAAAAACTTGGACCCCACCAGCTTTGCTTCCTTTTGCTTTTACTCGGGTTCTCCCCAGACCTCACGGGATCTCCCGAGTGCTTAGACTCTCTGGGTTATATCATCATCCGAGATACTCCTGGCACCCGGGATATCTTACTAGGATATCACCGGGGTATCCTACTAGGATATCACCACACtccctaaagatagtcgggctaggacctgctccgctgtcccaACCACCCGGGCTGTACGGTATCCCCCCGGGGGGATACCCTACAACCCGGGTGGCTGGGATAGCGGAGTAGGTCCTAGCCCGGGGATACCCTGCAACCCGGGTGGTCGGGACAGCGGAGAAGGTCCTAGCCTGACTATCTTTAGAGAGTGTGGTGATATCCTAGTAGGATACCCTGGGTGGCTATACCCCCCGGGTGgtcgggacagcggagcaggtcctagcccgactatctttagggaGTGTGGTGATATCCTAGTAGGATACCCCGGGTGGCTATACCCCCTGGGTGATGCCCTGTAGCCCGGGTGatcgggacagcggagcagaTCCTAGTCCGACTATCTTTAGGGAGTGTGGTGATATCCTAGTAAGATACCCCGGGTGGCTAAACCCCCCGGGTGATACCCTATAGCCCGGGTGGTTcggacagcggagcaggtcctagcccggGGATACCCTGCAACCCGGGGGGTCGGGACAGCGGAGCAtgtcctagcccgactatctttagggaGTGTGGTGATATCCTAGTAGGATAACCTGGGTGGCTATACCCCCCAGGTGATACCCTACAGCCCGGGTGGTCGGGACAGCGGggcaggtcctagcccgactatctttagaGAGTGTGGTGATATCCTAGTAAGATATCCCAGGTGGCTATGTCCCCGGGTGCCAGGAGTATCTCGGGTGATGATATAACCTAGAGAGTCTAAGCACTCGGGAGATCCCGGGAGGTCTGGGGAGAACCCGGGTAAAAGCAAAAGGAAGCAAAGCTGGTGGGGTCCAAGTTTCTTTATTCTCAAGGCCAGGAAACAGCCACGTCGGCTTAGAGTGTGTCAGGATCAAATCCCCGACCAAATCATTGTGGACCACGCCCCAACGGAGTGGGCTCTTTCCTTAAACTACGGGGTGTCTAAATCACACGTGATAGTCGTTCCATCACCCTAAAGGCCGTCAGTTAGCTCATACCCAATAATCATTGAAGGCCCGAGCCGGCCATTATAAAAGCTAAGGGAGAATTTCGTAAAGGGCAAGTTGGATGATTCAATACAGACTCACTCTCTCAAATATCTTCATCTATCTTTTCCGTCCGGGAATTTACTCGCCCCCGGATAGTCATTTTATGATAATCGCATCACATACCAATTTAATTTTATGCGTTTTGTCCTAAGTTTCACGTATTTCGAAAGGGATTTAGCTAATAAGCAATAGGTCTAGACATCTCACGAGTCTATTATTATTTGTGCAAGTTCTTGAaatgttaaattttaaataaacatGTGATAAACATTTAAggaaaatattacatttttttgtcatgtatattgtttaaatttttttatattttgtccGAGAATTCACGATTTTTGCTCACTAACTTGCATTTTCTTTCAACGTTTGTGTTTTTTCTCCGCAGTGATGATGTGGCACAAAAAATTGTTGAATTCTTATCAGAAATTGTTAAAGTTTTCGTGCCATGTACACCAACAATCCGATTAAACAagacaaaatttgaaaaaaaaaaaaaaaggacaaaTTAGTAGACCAAAATCGTGAATTGAACGACAACATGTCCAAAATAGAAAACATGCAAATTATAAttccaaaatttaatttttcctcGTTTAAGCATGCAAATTGGGAGAAGTTGGACTACatgataaaattataaaaaaatataagatggaatttttttttacaaaataaatcaaatatttatatttaataatttaactttaagcatttatatttttaattgtcataaatattataacaaaaatacatttgaaaaataaaatacttaaataaaatatctgaTAAATTTTAAAGTTAATATATGTAAACAAAAAATAAGTAAAACATATTTCAGTAAATTATTTTTTGCATATAGTAAATAAAATTAGTGACGAAAATCTTAGTCATCTTAATTAATAGTCATGCATTACACAAAAATTTTCGTGGGACCGTCTCActtattaattttgtgagacatatATCATAATCGATCTAaaccatgaaaaaatattatttttatgataaaaatattacttttcagTACTCTATATATGTATCAGATCGATCAATCTAACAGAAAATCTATGCattgaaaggaaaaaaaaaaaaaaaaaaaggttgtcAAAGATTCCTTGCTTGGTCTGATCGCAAGGAGGATGCcccaaaattttttcttttagaaAGATTTTGAGTTTGAGTCATCCTCA comes from Henckelia pumila isolate YLH828 chromosome 4, ASM3356847v2, whole genome shotgun sequence and encodes:
- the LOC140861732 gene encoding uncharacterized protein, with the translated sequence MTIIDDPESSRQEVAEIQEQMNSMVDAAVQRVMEMQQEGGKDGQGKENEKGLDGEKEQEPRPEKEKSKGIHLEEEGNSHAGSANITMAGELEMLKQKIQKLENTDPRESSQVKSLGCPFSSEIIGEPLPVHFKSAKIKEYDGSTDPEEHVTRFENVAMLHCYGDQIKCKVFLTTLVDSAQRWFENLEEGSIKTFKEFREVFLQHFSSSKRYKKTTLSLFEIKQSNEESLRAYIKKFNRVTLEIPACAPKTKITAFTQGLREEEFFRSLVKRAPRYFEDLLARAEKYINMEEAQRQKREKDKKEAHRERGNQSNPGRRRLDQPGRLSTYAPHKIARDREIHLCEENAQPLPPKRPGKYCSIHRVNTHDTSECRRLISEPGQSIPEEARHVEKKQRGRPWVPRLDTTRANKPDPPRAREMTPRRLDKEPREGSSKGVINMNLGGSTDGDFNRALKSWSKRESLGIKARRLDPSPIITFGPGDLEEVCLPHNDALLIRARVANYDVRRVFVDSGSSVNVIFQEAFEKMELQGCEIHPVKTSMYGFAGHTVWPRGEVWLPITLGSGDIKKTVMTLFTMVEAPSSYNIILGIPALNDFMDVASAYHQKIKFPVGNQVGEVKGDQHSSRRCYADTIRVDNKRARGKERRDDPQQEEVCAVEELKEEYEEVEVMPGQLGRIARMARVLEPALAEQLKTCLAQNADVFS